A genomic segment from Orientia tsutsugamushi str. Boryong encodes:
- a CDS encoding ATP-binding protein has protein sequence MPIEDEGQNKINKLTEKLSTEGINSTTIKQVDAELQKLYCQLEKSGQVSIKLIDWIQYFRRIVNNYDKKKINIIASLNGIIFLFRQYIASTNIRIETFNIESLINNTVIRMRKNFENENINLNVQNDIKTVLIGDSFRIKAVISQLIGSAIINSSKHSKITININQYSEILQFTVQNIVLSPSKEKLERINSELENLNLVTYQELGEGLAFIKHLIHQLKGRLRAKEENNYITFAFEVPITSFNSSFGECYEKKISNQWIVQIPSMLITLVNGERENIDEYIEIITKLRKAKYQVEVAESLKEYCVNLIQNIKYRFNIATSEIVRLASEIMLSDSKNKDKLKTILNRSANLQEYCNDVVYTLRSEIENENLCLKKFSIQKLVKDAVRRLEDIAKEKDIKINYNFQYKMKDIVIGNNDHLQAILSQLIGSVIRFNHSYKVIITVHLFTVKNYIKSDNILQFRIHDKGSGISKEKLGNIKAKLADFDLVRDCPLMLESGLWFVNYLINQLNGEMEIESEKDKFTTITCNIPVQLF, from the coding sequence ATGCCTATTGAAGACGAAGGTCAAAATAAAATCAATAAATTAACCGAAAAATTATCTACAGAAGGAATTAATAGCACAACAATAAAACAGGTAGATGCAGAATTGCAAAAACTATACTGTCAGCTGGAAAAATCTGGGCAAGTAAGCATAAAACTCATAGATTGGATACAATATTTTAGGCGAATCGTAAATAACTATGATAAAAAAAAGATAAATATAATAGCTTCTCTGAATGGAATAATTTTTTTATTTAGACAATACATAGCATCAACAAATATAAGGATTGAAACATTTAACATAGAATCACTAATAAATAATACTGTTATCAGAATGAGGAAAAATTTTGAAAATGAGAATATAAATCTAAATGTTCAAAATGATATAAAGACAGTTCTGATTGGAGATAGTTTTCGAATAAAAGCAGTAATAAGCCAGTTAATTGGTAGTGCTATTATAAATAGTAGTAAGCATAGCAAGATTACTATTAACATCAATCAGTATTCAGAAATATTACAATTTACAGTACAAAATATAGTACTAAGCCCTTCTAAAGAAAAATTAGAAAGAATAAATTCCGAACTAGAGAATTTGAATTTGGTAACATATCAAGAACTAGGAGAAGGATTAGCATTTATTAAACATCTTATACATCAGCTAAAAGGAAGGCTAAGAGCAAAAGAGGAAAATAATTACATAACTTTTGCATTTGAAGTTCCAATAACTAGTTTTAACTCTTCTTTTGGCGAATGTTATGAAAAAAAAATAAGTAACCAATGGATAGTACAAATCCCTTCAATGCTAATTACGTTGGTAAATGGAGAAAGGGAGAATATCGATGAATATATAGAGATAATAACAAAGTTAAGAAAAGCTAAGTATCAGGTCGAGGTAGCTGAATCATTGAAAGAATATTGTGTGAATCTGATACAGAATATCAAATATAGATTTAATATTGCAACTAGTGAAATTGTAAGGCTAGCAAGCGAGATCATGTTAAGTGATTCAAAAAATAAAGATAAGCTGAAAACAATATTAAATCGATCAGCAAATCTCCAAGAGTACTGTAACGATGTAGTTTACACGCTTAGAAGCGAAATTGAGAATGAAAATTTATGTTTAAAAAAATTTAGCATACAAAAGTTAGTAAAGGATGCTGTCAGGAGACTAGAAGACATTGCAAAAGAGAAAGATATAAAAATCAATTACAATTTTCAGTACAAAATGAAGGATATTGTGATTGGAAATAATGATCACTTACAAGCTATATTAAGTCAATTAATAGGAAGCGTCATTAGATTTAATCACAGCTACAAGGTTATAATTACAGTTCATTTGTTTACTGTAAAAAATTATATAAAAAGCGATAACATACTACAATTTAGAATACACGATAAAGGAAGCGGTATTTCAAAAGAAAAATTAGGGAATATAAAAGCTAAATTAGCTGATTTTGACTTGGTAAGAGACTGTCCGCTAATGCTTGAATCAGGATTATGGTTTGTAAATTACCTTATTAATCAACTTAATGGAGAAATGGAAATAGAGAGTGAAAAAGACAAGTTTACAACCATTACTTGCAATATTCCAGTACAACTTTTTTAA
- a CDS encoding MobA/MobL family protein — MSKQLMNEVEQTEKRRNSQLLKDIVIALPDDKELNLEHRIEITHQIVDAMGEWVQNGLGVQIDIHKPHRGDKNWHAHILVTTRRFREDGTGLGDKAVNLNPKCRTVNGKKFVIRDSEMIHEKVKEIINAYFAKLGLSNRVDKISAVPQEHIGPTRIRGLINEVANENELRKEANLKIIKDVDVITDAITHYKSIFTKQDIEKAVKDIPDLTERGMLVQQVFSSNRILELYHDDGESSKYFTTTDVRDEEVRIIRIANKINNQVYYNDIYNLKSDIEGLANVSEEQKQALRHILLSTSGVRVLRGRAGTGKSTVLAKAYKIATNRGQNVIGLAPTHKAVSELRSKGYKEVYTVKGFLYNRKKKFLCKIG, encoded by the coding sequence ATGTCCAAACAATTAATGAATGAGGTTGAACAAACAGAAAAACGAAGAAACAGTCAGCTATTGAAGGATATCGTAATAGCACTGCCAGACGATAAGGAATTGAATTTAGAGCATAGAATAGAAATAACTCATCAAATAGTTGATGCAATGGGGGAATGGGTGCAAAATGGTCTTGGAGTACAGATAGACATTCATAAGCCTCATAGAGGAGATAAAAACTGGCATGCGCATATATTGGTTACTACAAGAAGATTTAGAGAAGATGGAACTGGTTTAGGAGATAAAGCAGTAAATTTAAACCCCAAATGCAGAACAGTTAATGGCAAAAAGTTTGTTATTCGAGATTCCGAGATGATTCATGAAAAAGTGAAGGAAATAATTAATGCATATTTTGCTAAATTAGGCTTATCAAATAGAGTTGATAAGATAAGTGCAGTACCGCAAGAGCATATTGGCCCTACTAGAATTAGGGGTTTAATTAATGAAGTTGCAAATGAAAATGAGTTACGTAAAGAGGCTAATTTAAAAATTATTAAGGATGTTGATGTAATAACGGATGCTATAACACATTACAAATCTATTTTTACTAAGCAGGATATTGAAAAAGCAGTAAAAGATATACCAGACCTAACAGAAAGGGGAATGTTAGTTCAGCAAGTGTTCAGTTCAAATAGAATACTAGAGTTATATCATGATGATGGTGAAAGTAGCAAATATTTTACTACAACTGATGTTAGAGACGAGGAAGTAAGAATAATAAGAATAGCTAATAAAATCAATAATCAAGTTTATTACAACGATATTTACAATCTTAAAAGTGATATAGAAGGTCTAGCAAATGTTAGTGAAGAACAGAAACAAGCTCTAAGGCATATTTTGCTTAGCACTAGTGGAGTTAGAGTACTAAGAGGAAGAGCTGGAACAGGTAAATCCACTGTTTTAGCAAAAGCATATAAAATTGCAACAAATCGTGGACAAAATGTTATTGGACTTGCTCCTACTCATAAAGCGGTATCAGAGCTGAGGAGCAAAGGTTATAAGGAAGTCTATACAGTAAAAGGATTTTTGTATAATCGAAAAAAAAAATTTTTATGCAAAATAGGTTAA
- a CDS encoding ATP-dependent RecD-like DNA helicase, which produces MQNRLIVVDEAGMVATREYAELFRVVRNNNCQLILAGDEKQLASIERGGMFEMLSNIFSSHVLVNIRRQSENWSREAATKFAESNILSGITLLRQNKCIKFDNTLQDSMSKLRYNWSLSKFKLHEKLVITVRNKEVDILNSSIRSLLKANGTLQGTEYRRSIAGRKESYMAGDRIVFQKSDKDLQIQNSEFATLTSVNKNEFVAKTDAGQDVSFDPSKIQFKHGYASTVYKAQGASIKDVYVLHNGVSNISSSYVAMTRHIEKLQLYCNKEATRSINSLINQLSRPNDKSASINLKTNEDLNKENPTILSKICGWFKSIVTDVGDRFHKNAKYYQYDKKPEQLADIKIEQPNIVNDIRKSEISPNNELKATKTANDISTTEKINTKPEQQNPRISIRR; this is translated from the coding sequence ATGCAAAATAGGTTAATAGTAGTAGATGAAGCTGGAATGGTTGCTACTAGAGAATATGCAGAGCTGTTTAGAGTAGTTAGAAACAATAATTGTCAACTGATACTTGCTGGAGATGAAAAGCAGTTAGCTTCAATAGAAAGAGGCGGAATGTTTGAGATGCTGAGTAATATTTTCAGTTCACATGTTTTAGTGAATATTCGAAGACAAAGTGAAAACTGGAGTAGAGAAGCAGCAACAAAGTTTGCTGAGAGTAATATTTTAAGCGGTATAACATTACTGAGACAAAATAAATGTATTAAGTTTGATAATACGTTGCAGGACTCAATGAGTAAGTTAAGATACAACTGGAGTCTAAGCAAGTTTAAGCTACATGAAAAATTGGTAATTACAGTACGTAATAAAGAGGTAGACATTCTTAATTCAAGTATTAGATCTTTGTTAAAAGCTAATGGCACGCTACAAGGCACAGAATATAGGCGTTCAATAGCTGGAAGGAAAGAGTCCTACATGGCTGGAGATCGAATTGTATTTCAAAAAAGCGATAAGGATTTACAAATACAAAATAGTGAATTTGCAACTTTAACTTCGGTTAATAAAAATGAATTTGTAGCTAAGACAGATGCAGGACAAGATGTGAGTTTTGACCCAAGCAAAATACAATTTAAACATGGTTATGCAAGTACTGTTTATAAGGCCCAGGGAGCTTCTATAAAAGATGTATACGTTTTACATAATGGAGTAAGTAATATAAGCAGCTCATACGTAGCTATGACAAGGCATATAGAGAAATTACAGCTATATTGCAATAAGGAAGCAACTAGAAGCATTAACAGCTTAATAAATCAGCTTAGCAGACCAAATGATAAATCAGCAAGCATAAACTTAAAAACTAATGAAGATTTAAATAAAGAAAATCCAACTATTTTAAGTAAAATTTGTGGTTGGTTTAAGTCTATAGTAACTGATGTAGGAGACAGATTTCATAAAAACGCTAAATATTATCAGTACGATAAAAAACCAGAGCAATTAGCTGACATTAAGATCGAACAACCTAATATAGTTAATGATATAAGAAAATCAGAAATAAGTCCAAATAATGAATTAAAGGCTACAAAGACCGCAAACGATATTTCAACTACAGAAAAAATCAACACAAAGCCTGAACAACAAAATCCAAGAATTAGTATTCGAAGGTAA
- a CDS encoding HD domain-containing protein: MIDFYSESLLNKLFETNVRFNTEIDLDKVEKAIFYAQKYHGQQKRDTGELYYTHQLEVAYMVSDYSFETDTIITAILHDTLEDTTLTKEIISQEFGNNIAEQVSDLTRIKDNQKISSGEMIQTFYRQNKIELLLIKLFDRFHNIQTVSIKPYEKRQKIVIETQQEFIPLAQYLKLPEIAIELNKYCELYAS, encoded by the coding sequence ATGATAGACTTTTATAGCGAAAGCTTACTAAATAAGCTGTTTGAAACCAACGTAAGATTTAATACTGAAATTGATCTTGATAAAGTTGAAAAAGCTATATTTTATGCCCAAAAATATCATGGTCAGCAAAAGCGAGATACTGGAGAACTATACTACACACATCAATTAGAAGTAGCTTATATGGTATCAGACTACAGCTTTGAAACTGATACAATTATTACAGCAATACTACATGATACACTCGAAGACACAACACTAACCAAAGAAATAATAAGTCAAGAATTTGGTAATAATATTGCAGAACAGGTTTCAGACCTCACCAGAATTAAGGATAATCAAAAAATCAGTTCTGGAGAAATGATTCAAACATTTTATAGGCAAAATAAAATAGAACTATTATTAATTAAGCTTTTCGATCGATTCCATAATATTCAGACTGTATCAATAAAACCTTATGAAAAAAGACAAAAAATCGTCATTGAAACTCAGCAAGAATTTATACCTCTTGCTCAATACCTTAAACTACCAGAGATTGCCATAGAGCTAAATAAATACTGTGAGCTTTATGCTAGTTAG